In Elusimicrobiota bacterium, the following are encoded in one genomic region:
- the carA gene encoding glutamine-hydrolyzing carbamoyl-phosphate synthase small subunit, whose protein sequence is MKTTALLVLEDGTILTGQACGAEGEASGEMVFNTSMTGYQEVLTDPSYQGQIVAMTYPQIGNYGITAEDNESRKAFLSGLVVRELCRHPSNWQSVESAQFFLKKHGIAAIEGVDTRALTLRLREKGALRAVLSTTDLDPKRLLAKARNVQSMLGLDLVKDVSCPEKYLWVEGYVPPGNGTKPLHVVVFDFGVKYGILRCLAQIGCQVTVVPARTTAEEALALKPDGILLSNGPGDPEPVTYAIETIQRLLEKQMPIFGICLGHQLLGLALGGKTFKLKFGHHGANHPVLDVDTEKVEITTQNHGFCVDLDCLPKEVRTTHINLNDRTSEGMAHSQLPAFSVQYHPEASAGPHDSRYLFARFKDLMISRRTVKNA, encoded by the coding sequence ATGAAAACAACCGCGTTGTTAGTTCTGGAAGACGGCACCATTCTCACCGGACAAGCCTGCGGGGCGGAGGGAGAGGCCTCGGGAGAGATGGTGTTCAACACCTCCATGACGGGCTACCAGGAGGTCCTGACCGACCCGTCCTATCAGGGACAGATCGTGGCCATGACCTATCCCCAGATCGGCAACTACGGGATCACGGCCGAGGACAACGAATCGCGCAAGGCGTTCTTGAGCGGCTTGGTGGTGCGCGAGCTGTGCAGGCATCCCTCCAACTGGCAGTCGGTGGAGTCCGCCCAATTCTTCCTCAAAAAACACGGGATCGCGGCGATCGAGGGCGTGGACACCCGGGCTCTCACCTTGCGCCTGCGCGAGAAAGGGGCGCTCCGAGCCGTCCTTTCCACCACGGATCTCGACCCAAAAAGGCTGTTGGCCAAGGCTAGAAATGTCCAATCCATGCTGGGATTGGACCTGGTGAAAGACGTATCCTGCCCAGAGAAATATCTCTGGGTGGAAGGCTACGTCCCTCCCGGCAACGGAACCAAGCCCCTCCATGTCGTCGTCTTCGATTTCGGCGTGAAGTACGGCATCCTGAGGTGTTTGGCGCAAATCGGCTGCCAGGTCACCGTGGTCCCGGCCCGGACCACGGCCGAGGAGGCCCTCGCGCTCAAGCCCGACGGCATACTGCTGTCGAACGGCCCCGGCGACCCCGAGCCCGTGACTTACGCGATCGAGACCATTCAACGGCTCCTCGAAAAGCAAATGCCGATTTTCGGTATCTGCCTGGGGCATCAACTCTTGGGTCTGGCTCTCGGCGGAAAAACCTTCAAGCTTAAATTCGGGCACCACGGCGCCAACCATCCCGTGCTCGATGTGGACACGGAAAAAGTCGAGATCACGACCCAGAACCACGGCTTCTGCGTGGACTTGGATTGCCTGCCCAAGGAAGTGCGCACCACCCACATCAACTTGAACGACCGAACCTCGGAGGGCATGGCCCATTCCCAGCTTCCCGCCTTCTCGGTGCAATACCACCCCGAGGCCTCGGCCGGCCCGCACGACAGCCGCTACCTCTTCGCCAGGTTCAAGGACCTGATGATCTCCCGCAGAACGGTGAAAAATGCCTAA